A genomic region of Methanobacterium sp. contains the following coding sequences:
- a CDS encoding glutaredoxin family protein, which yields MVKMEHVEGKKKGDVVLFALSTCVWCKKTRMFLEELQIDFKYIYVDLLTGDEKSEVINEIKKWNSQISFPTVVINNKDVIVGFKKDELKEKLL from the coding sequence ATGGTGAAAATGGAACATGTTGAAGGAAAAAAGAAAGGAGACGTTGTTCTTTTTGCTTTAAGCACATGTGTATGGTGTAAAAAAACCAGAATGTTTCTTGAAGAACTGCAAATTGATTTTAAGTATATTTATGTTGATCTTTTAACTGGTGATGAGAAATCAGAAGTTATAAATGAAATTAAAAAGTGGAACTCTCAAATTTCATTCCCAACTGTAGTGATTAACAATAAAGACGTTATTGTAGGATTTAAAAAGGATGAATTGAAGGAGAAGCTCCTATGA